One region of Vitis vinifera cultivar Pinot Noir 40024 chromosome 1, ASM3070453v1 genomic DNA includes:
- the LOC100242840 gene encoding uncharacterized protein LOC100242840: protein MVLPASSALVLPTVGNGAKVADQIYSEADVDICEVVENLQESKFLVTGEPNTMVDKQSQQKEKQISVDPISLKELSVRDESSNLVLPPAITVPKLSFSSIHLPISPSPVKPKLLSFSLPNSAASSPRFSTSVLKKKWRNQCQASPRHVDGSPNHSNSPVASHRESQLRRSKSCGEGRACAPSDEFDLWLNGANIDGGYHDRFYSGLATTQTEGSKDERKRGKKVDPQEDGFKCGALCLFLPGFGRGKPVRARKEEAEVTNVISRTVSLEKFECASWASSAIVNSNIEEDGDSMNLYFDLPLELIRTSVNDANSPVAAAFVFDKNTKGVLKNSMGRTAGARKSQESSRHVRFSTSTPTSYPASPSSCITPRLRKAREDFNAYLEAQS, encoded by the coding sequence ATGGTTCTTCCAGCTTCAAGTGCTCTGGTGCTTCCTACTGTAGGCAATGGTGCAAAAGTAGCGGATCAAATCTATAGCGAAGCTGATGTAGACATCTGTGAAGTCGTTGAAAACCTCCAGGAGTCCAAATTCTTAGTGACGGGAGAACCCAATACCATGGTTGATAAGCAGAGCCAGCAGAAGGAAAAGCAGATTTCTGTGGATCCCATATCACTGAAGGAATTGTCAGTAAGAGATGAAAGCTCAAATTTGGTGTTGCCCCCTGCAATCACCGTTCCAAAATTAAGTTTCAGTAGTATTCACCTTCCCATTTCTCCATCACCTGTGAAACCTAAGCTTTTAAGTTTCAGCCTCCCAAACTCAGCAGCCTCATCTCCAAGATTCAGTACATCTGtactaaaaaagaaatggagaaaccAATGCCAAGCATCTCCACGTCATGTAGATGGGAGTCCGAATCACAGCAACTCTCCAGTGGCCTCACATCGAGAGAGTCAGTTGCGCAGGAGTAAATCATGTGGTGAAGGGAGAGCATGTGCACCTTCAGATGAATTTGACCTTTGGTTGAATGGAGCGAACATTGATGGAGGATATCACGACAGGTTTTACTCTGGCCTAGCTACAACTCAGACTGAAGGCAGCAAAGATGAAAGGAAGAGGGGTAAGAAGGTGGATCCTCAGGAAGATGGATTTAAATGTGGGGCGCTGTGCTTGTTCCTGCCAGGCTTTGGAAGGGGAAAGCCAGTGAGGGCGAGAAAGGAAGAAGCAGAGGTGACTAACGTGATATCAAGGACGGTTTCTCTTGAAAAGTTCGAATGCGCATCTTGGGCTTCATCGGCAATAGTAAACAGCAATATTGAAGAAGACGGAGACTCCATGAATCTGTATTTTGATCTGCCGCTAGAACTGATTCGAACTAGCGTGAATGATGCCAATTCACCGGTGGCAGCAGCTTTTGTATTCGATAAAAACACGAAAGGGGTTCTCAAGAACAGCATGGGAAGAACGGCAGGGGCCAGAAAATCACAGGAATCATCTCGCCATGTTCGGTTTTCAACATCAACCCCTACTTCGTACCCAGCCTCCCCATCTTCTTGCATTACACCTCGGCTGCGCAAGGCAAGGGAGGATTTCAATGCTTACTTGGAAGCACAGAGttga